From the Opitutia bacterium genome, one window contains:
- a CDS encoding FabA-like domain protein — protein MAQAVNNPSGFQLKPFTPEDDANLREALKRCSAATYEAAAQFRKTGNTEHLPAIVLGIIERFVEPDLRAKLKDADDDLRIIEDLGIDSLTMMEIVILVEDVLQMSINNEELRHLRTVGDVKTFIECKVRGLPLPKPTKFLPIEQIASIMPIQPPFLFLSEASVSAHGANAKYKISGQEFFLQGHFKDNPVLPASIMLEALGQLGVLFLLEAQIGEAGKTVDPKMIFFTSCEGVRCHRVCRPGDVLSLSIKPKRLKLPLATFEGQIRVGQEKAAIAEEITLTFAFAEETAQPAAVAAPADAVGKQIESTGSQPTAATA, from the coding sequence ATGGCACAGGCAGTTAACAATCCTTCGGGATTTCAGCTCAAACCGTTTACTCCCGAGGATGATGCAAACCTTCGCGAGGCCTTGAAGCGTTGCTCCGCGGCGACTTACGAGGCGGCGGCTCAGTTCCGCAAAACCGGCAACACCGAGCACCTGCCCGCCATCGTCCTTGGCATCATTGAGCGCTTCGTCGAGCCCGACCTCCGCGCCAAGCTGAAGGACGCAGACGACGACCTGCGGATCATCGAGGACCTCGGCATCGATTCGCTGACGATGATGGAAATCGTCATCCTCGTGGAAGATGTGCTGCAGATGTCGATCAACAACGAAGAGCTGCGCCACCTCCGCACGGTTGGCGACGTGAAGACCTTCATCGAGTGCAAGGTCCGCGGCTTGCCCCTCCCGAAGCCCACCAAATTTCTCCCGATCGAGCAAATCGCGTCGATCATGCCGATCCAGCCGCCGTTCCTGTTCCTGAGCGAAGCCTCGGTTAGCGCGCACGGCGCCAACGCCAAATACAAGATCAGCGGCCAGGAGTTCTTTCTCCAGGGTCACTTCAAGGACAACCCCGTGCTGCCCGCCTCGATCATGCTCGAAGCGCTCGGCCAACTGGGTGTGCTCTTCCTCCTTGAGGCCCAGATCGGCGAAGCCGGCAAGACGGTCGACCCGAAGATGATTTTCTTCACCTCCTGCGAAGGCGTCCGCTGCCACCGCGTGTGCCGTCCGGGTGACGTGCTCAGTCTCTCGATCAAGCCGAAGCGCCTGAAGCTCCCGCTCGCCACCTTCGAAGGCCAGATTCGCGTCGGCCAGGAGAAGGCTGCGATCGCCGAGGAAATCACGCTCACCTTCGCCTTTGCCGAGGAAACCGCCCAGCCCGCCGCCGTCGCGGCGCCGGCCGACGCGGTCGGCAAGCAGATCGAGAGCACCGGCTCGCAGCCCACCGCAGCCACGGCCTGA
- a CDS encoding glycosyltransferase family 4 protein, which yields MSEPTQPRLVTVTHEFFPHRGGIAVYTAEMAAAASRLGYAVEVWAPKLPSKTTEPTWPFQVNRLNIDGSHSLLNQWRTARHLLRHREHWEDATLYVPEPGPLLSMALLQFFDILPPGKLVITLHGSEILKLAMRPLMRASARRLFDRADRISVVSRYAERLLVDLFPDTAPKVVLTPGALRADFASANLPGPRAPKDRIVILTVARIHPRKGQLRVLQALKALPSPLRARLEYWIVGGHGKENYEPAIRAAATEAGFPVKFLGDVPDADLGPIYAQADIFAMTSMPHKLSIEGFGLVYLEAGAHALPVVAHAIGGVPEAVIDGETGILVPPDDSAALTAAFARLINDPALCRRFGAAGQARALSHTWDAAALTLFGQPAAPAATTPPPQ from the coding sequence ATGTCCGAACCTACCCAGCCACGCCTCGTGACCGTGACGCACGAGTTCTTTCCCCATCGCGGTGGCATCGCGGTCTACACCGCGGAGATGGCTGCGGCGGCTTCGCGGTTGGGCTATGCCGTGGAGGTTTGGGCGCCGAAACTCCCAAGCAAAACGACCGAGCCCACCTGGCCTTTCCAAGTCAACCGGCTGAATATCGACGGCTCCCACAGCCTCCTCAACCAGTGGCGGACAGCGCGCCACCTCCTGCGCCACCGCGAGCACTGGGAGGACGCGACCCTCTACGTCCCCGAGCCGGGGCCGCTGCTGTCGATGGCGCTCCTGCAGTTCTTCGACATTCTGCCCCCGGGCAAACTGGTCATCACGCTCCACGGCTCCGAGATTCTGAAACTCGCCATGCGCCCGCTCATGCGCGCGAGCGCCCGGCGGCTCTTCGACCGCGCCGACCGCATCAGCGTCGTCAGCCGCTACGCCGAACGTCTGCTCGTTGACCTCTTCCCCGACACCGCCCCCAAGGTCGTTCTCACCCCCGGCGCACTCCGCGCCGACTTTGCATCCGCCAATCTGCCCGGGCCGCGCGCACCGAAAGACCGCATCGTCATCCTCACCGTCGCGCGCATCCACCCCCGCAAGGGCCAGCTCCGCGTCCTCCAAGCCCTCAAAGCCCTCCCGTCCCCCCTGCGGGCCCGGCTCGAATACTGGATCGTCGGCGGACACGGCAAAGAGAACTACGAACCCGCCATCCGCGCCGCCGCCACCGAAGCCGGCTTCCCGGTCAAATTCCTCGGCGACGTGCCCGACGCCGACCTCGGCCCGATCTACGCCCAAGCCGACATCTTCGCGATGACGAGCATGCCGCACAAACTCAGCATCGAAGGCTTCGGTCTCGTCTACCTCGAGGCCGGCGCGCACGCCCTGCCGGTCGTCGCCCACGCCATCGGCGGCGTGCCCGAAGCCGTGATCGACGGCGAGACCGGCATCCTCGTGCCTCCCGACGACTCCGCCGCGCTGACCGCCGCCTTCGCTCGCCTGATCAACGACCCCGCGCTTTGCCGCCGCTTCGGCGCCGCCGGCCAGGCCCGCGCCCTCAGCCACACCTGGGACGCCGCCGCGCTCACCTTGTTTGGACAACCCGCCGCGCCCGCCGCAACCACGCCCCCGCCGCAATGA
- a CDS encoding acyl-CoA thioesterase — translation MIVSRSTVHVRYAETDMMGVVYHGNYLAWFEVGRTNLLKEHGIVYRDLETQGYLLPVIEVGAKYLRPALYDDEITVITTLAEKPLLRIRLDYEVKRGDELLVTGFTVHSFINKKGEPVRPPPVFAERMRALFAAK, via the coding sequence ATGATCGTCTCTCGCTCCACCGTTCACGTGCGCTACGCCGAAACCGACATGATGGGCGTAGTCTACCACGGCAACTACCTCGCTTGGTTCGAAGTCGGCCGCACCAACCTCCTCAAGGAGCACGGCATCGTCTACCGCGACCTCGAAACGCAAGGCTACCTCCTGCCCGTGATCGAAGTCGGCGCGAAATACCTCCGTCCCGCACTCTACGACGACGAGATCACGGTCATCACGACCCTCGCCGAGAAACCGCTCCTGCGCATCCGCCTCGACTACGAAGTCAAACGCGGCGACGAGCTGCTCGTCACCGGCTTCACCGTCCACAGCTTCATCAACAAAAAGGGCGAGCCCGTCCGCCCGCCGCCCGTGTTCGCCGAGCGCATGCGCGCACTCTTCGCCGCGAAATAG
- the queG gene encoding tRNA epoxyqueuosine(34) reductase QueG, protein MSGSTQSALAGERREELRGRLLACGFDVVRFASAAPAGGEALRAWLAAGMHADMAWMERTVGKRGDASLVLEGARSVVVLGVNYRGSDALEEEFATTVRPRWARYALHEDYHDTMKPGLAAAGRVLEEFCGAAATDYRYYTDTGPVLERGFAARAGVGFRGKNGMLVSREHGNWLFLSVILTRVAIESDAPLRPELARATGDEPAGLLCGKCTRCIEACPTAAITAPGVVDARRCISYQTIENKGVIPRELRTGIGARVYGCDVCLEVCPWNRFAREGRKTLLVAREELAGLTLAELLALTPERFATAFRRTAVKRLKLSGLLRNACVVAGNSGDAAHVPALVGLAMHELPLVRAHAVWAVRKLAGGRAAELLAATRATETDAAVLAEYAGVP, encoded by the coding sequence ATGAGCGGGTCCACGCAGTCCGCGCTCGCGGGCGAGCGCCGGGAGGAATTGCGCGGTCGATTGCTCGCGTGTGGTTTCGACGTGGTGCGGTTCGCGTCGGCGGCGCCGGCGGGTGGTGAGGCCTTGCGCGCGTGGCTGGCGGCCGGGATGCACGCGGACATGGCGTGGATGGAGCGCACGGTGGGGAAGCGCGGCGACGCGTCGCTCGTGCTCGAGGGCGCGAGGAGCGTCGTGGTGCTCGGCGTGAACTATCGCGGGAGCGATGCGCTCGAGGAAGAGTTCGCGACGACGGTGCGGCCGCGTTGGGCGCGCTATGCGTTGCACGAGGATTACCACGACACGATGAAGCCGGGTCTCGCCGCGGCCGGGCGGGTGCTGGAGGAGTTCTGCGGCGCGGCGGCGACGGATTACCGCTACTACACGGACACGGGGCCGGTGCTGGAGCGCGGTTTCGCGGCGCGGGCGGGCGTGGGATTTCGCGGGAAGAACGGCATGCTTGTTTCGCGCGAGCACGGGAACTGGTTGTTCCTGTCGGTGATCCTGACGCGCGTGGCGATCGAGTCGGACGCGCCGCTGCGTCCGGAGCTCGCGCGGGCAACGGGCGACGAGCCGGCGGGGTTGTTGTGCGGCAAGTGCACGCGGTGCATCGAGGCGTGTCCGACGGCGGCCATCACTGCGCCGGGCGTGGTCGACGCGCGGCGGTGCATTTCGTATCAGACGATCGAGAACAAGGGTGTGATTCCGCGCGAGCTGCGCACGGGGATCGGCGCGCGGGTTTACGGGTGCGACGTGTGCCTCGAGGTGTGTCCGTGGAACCGGTTTGCGCGCGAGGGGCGTAAGACGTTGCTCGTGGCGCGCGAGGAGCTCGCGGGTCTGACGCTCGCGGAGTTGCTCGCGCTGACGCCGGAGAGATTCGCGACGGCTTTCCGGCGCACGGCGGTGAAGCGACTGAAATTATCGGGCCTGTTGCGGAACGCGTGCGTGGTGGCGGGCAATTCGGGCGATGCGGCACACGTGCCGGCGCTCGTTGGACTGGCGATGCATGAGCTGCCGCTGGTGCGGGCGCACGCGGTGTGGGCGGTGCGGAAGCTGGCGGGCGGACGCGCGGCGGAGTTGCTCGCGGCGACGCGCGCGACGGAGACGGACGCGGCGGTGCTCGCGGAATACGCGGGTGTTCCCTAG
- a CDS encoding shikimate kinase: MEAPRVNLYLVGFAGTGKSTVGRHAARTLGYTLLDVDHEIEAAQGKPIPQIFAEQGEPAFRAMERAFIESGHPADGCVVSCGGGLVVQDGMLELLKARGVVICLHASLATVLERTGRNNHRPLLAGENREEKLRTLYAAREPIYRRTGTMVLTDSRPLREIVAHVLRVYRQEAREWRPTA, encoded by the coding sequence GTGGAAGCGCCCCGCGTCAACCTCTACCTCGTGGGTTTCGCCGGCACCGGCAAGAGCACGGTCGGCCGGCACGCGGCGCGCACGCTCGGCTACACGCTGCTCGACGTCGACCACGAGATCGAAGCGGCGCAGGGGAAGCCGATCCCGCAGATTTTCGCGGAGCAAGGGGAGCCGGCGTTTCGCGCGATGGAGCGCGCGTTCATCGAGAGCGGGCATCCGGCGGACGGTTGCGTAGTCTCGTGTGGCGGCGGATTGGTGGTGCAGGACGGAATGCTCGAGTTGCTCAAGGCACGTGGCGTGGTGATTTGCCTGCACGCGTCGCTCGCGACGGTTTTGGAGCGCACCGGACGCAACAATCACCGGCCGTTGCTGGCCGGAGAGAATCGCGAGGAAAAACTCCGCACGCTCTATGCGGCGCGCGAGCCGATCTATCGGCGCACCGGCACGATGGTTCTCACGGACTCGCGGCCGCTGCGCGAAATCGTCGCGCACGTGTTGCGCGTCTATCGGCAGGAAGCGCGCGAGTGGCGGCCGACGGCATGA
- a CDS encoding low specificity L-threonine aldolase: MSASVPPDYTFASDNTAGIAPEALAALTAANAGTVPSYGNDPWTARAKQLIRDVFATDCEVFFVFNGTAANSLALAQFCRSYHSVICHEFSHVDTDECSAPEFFLGGGKVITVKGPNCKLRPADIEPVFSRGHGVHYPKPGALSLTQATEWGTLYQPDEVRAVADLAHAHGLGVHMDGARFANVAAALAPRGIAPADFTWRAGVDVLSFGGTKNGMNTTEAVVFFNREHAREFEYRVKQGAQLASKQRFAAAQWCGMLEGGAWLKHAAHANAMAQRLARALIAAGGKLVVEPEVNGVFVELTSAQADALAARGWQFYRFIGENGYRLMCSWATAPETVDRFAADFAATVAQS, from the coding sequence ATGTCCGCGTCCGTCCCGCCCGACTACACTTTCGCGAGCGACAACACCGCCGGCATCGCGCCCGAAGCGCTCGCCGCCCTCACCGCCGCCAACGCCGGCACGGTTCCCTCCTACGGCAACGATCCGTGGACCGCTCGCGCCAAGCAGCTCATCCGCGACGTCTTCGCGACGGACTGCGAAGTGTTCTTCGTCTTCAACGGCACCGCCGCCAACTCGCTCGCGCTCGCGCAATTCTGCCGCAGCTATCACAGCGTCATCTGCCACGAATTCTCCCACGTCGACACCGACGAATGCAGCGCGCCGGAATTCTTCCTCGGCGGCGGCAAGGTCATCACCGTCAAAGGTCCGAACTGCAAACTGCGCCCCGCCGACATCGAACCCGTCTTCTCGCGCGGACACGGCGTGCATTATCCGAAACCCGGCGCACTCTCACTCACGCAGGCCACCGAGTGGGGCACCCTTTATCAACCCGACGAGGTTCGCGCTGTCGCCGACCTCGCGCACGCGCACGGGCTCGGCGTGCACATGGACGGCGCGCGCTTCGCCAACGTCGCCGCCGCGCTCGCGCCGCGCGGCATCGCGCCCGCCGACTTCACGTGGCGCGCCGGCGTCGACGTGCTCAGCTTCGGCGGCACGAAGAACGGCATGAACACCACCGAGGCCGTCGTGTTCTTCAATCGCGAGCACGCGCGCGAGTTCGAGTATCGCGTGAAGCAGGGCGCGCAGCTCGCCTCGAAGCAGCGCTTCGCCGCCGCGCAATGGTGCGGCATGCTCGAAGGCGGCGCCTGGCTTAAGCACGCCGCGCACGCCAACGCCATGGCGCAACGCCTCGCCCGCGCGCTCATCGCCGCCGGCGGCAAGCTCGTCGTCGAGCCGGAGGTAAACGGCGTGTTCGTCGAGCTGACCTCCGCACAGGCCGACGCGCTCGCGGCGCGCGGCTGGCAATTCTACCGCTTCATCGGCGAGAACGGCTACCGCCTCATGTGCTCGTGGGCGACGGCGCCGGAAACCGTGGATCGCTTCGCCGCGGATTTCGCGGCGACGGTCGCACAAAGCTGA
- a CDS encoding FKBP-type peptidyl-prolyl cis-trans isomerase: protein MKFTSKLSAGIASLGLLVAATAQAQNPVKFELPQVGSGAQAPAAQTAPANAAAPAAAPAAPAVTYTEAQIMEAYGWMLAARGNFAGYEFTPAQIDAMAKGMTEAAQGKDLTYDGKQMGEQLQAFLAKKQQALLEKIRVANLANTAEFFTKLKENKAVKELANSNGLRYEVLKEGKGQIAKEGQLAKIHLIGAFTNGQVFESTLQQQQQGGGIPEPVDVLVKSGTNAPEGLILALKNMPVGAKWRLYVPPHLAYGDTGAPGIPPAATLLFEVEVFGVADAPAEQPAAK from the coding sequence ATGAAATTCACGTCCAAACTCAGCGCAGGCATCGCCTCCCTCGGCCTGCTCGTCGCCGCGACTGCCCAAGCGCAGAACCCGGTCAAATTCGAACTCCCGCAGGTCGGCAGCGGCGCGCAGGCGCCCGCCGCTCAGACGGCCCCGGCCAATGCGGCCGCTCCCGCCGCCGCTCCGGCTGCTCCCGCGGTGACCTACACCGAAGCGCAGATCATGGAGGCTTATGGCTGGATGCTCGCGGCGCGCGGCAACTTCGCCGGCTACGAGTTCACGCCCGCCCAGATCGACGCGATGGCCAAGGGCATGACCGAGGCCGCGCAGGGCAAGGACCTCACTTACGACGGCAAGCAGATGGGCGAGCAGCTCCAGGCTTTCCTCGCGAAGAAGCAGCAGGCTCTCCTCGAGAAGATTCGCGTCGCGAACCTCGCCAACACCGCCGAGTTCTTCACCAAGCTGAAGGAAAACAAGGCCGTGAAGGAACTCGCGAACAGCAACGGCCTCCGCTACGAAGTCCTCAAGGAGGGCAAGGGCCAGATCGCGAAGGAAGGTCAGCTCGCCAAGATCCACCTCATCGGCGCGTTCACCAACGGCCAGGTCTTCGAGTCCACGCTCCAGCAGCAACAGCAGGGCGGCGGCATTCCGGAGCCGGTCGACGTGCTCGTGAAGTCCGGCACCAATGCGCCCGAGGGCCTCATCCTCGCGCTCAAGAACATGCCGGTCGGCGCGAAGTGGCGCCTCTACGTCCCGCCGCACCTCGCCTACGGCGACACCGGCGCTCCCGGCATCCCGCCGGCCGCGACGCTCCTCTTCGAAGTCGAAGTGTTCGGCGTGGCCGACGCCCCGGCCGAGCAGCCCGCGGCGAAGTAA
- a CDS encoding LOG family protein, with amino-acid sequence MNENQFWHSTDGQILTVKTKNGADSVSLTLAFWPRNPSEMEFLKAHLADLRFTERSSLARIGIEMIAQGAPSVDGHRLVLDVVCSLYDQSFPNAPYWKKLLRPGVPAGRLFFAPVAAKLSTKEIWDAVQANQLKLPNTISIDSQGRVFFTPHAVSYTLSPRLTRLNFEHIVSGYAGRSFIDKVQIRHDASPLTIPPRAGILTSCSLYLKEHFVVLSPGEGNFGLHTSAVLLDPVKTFGTNVMLEIYNKGDQPVVNPMVSVEVFRSPPSEDTEFKSLAKRRTRLLSTVSTLYKCLDEYPAVDSGGAKPKTKITVRGQSATMANRAVVVRANDEDLKKLLEAGSCPLGANTLIEALDSAPADADTLIADYFPDLLEHMELITRLGDVKLKRVIFRRASRTHGYFLSSNAHARLDTFNSLGIPVYWHDEMTNDLYLHTYKKGHGFFVREEMAKKFQESPILAFYGSAVQLDADDTARISSLVEKLSGFIGPNIGVLTGGGGGVMRLATETARAKGALTGACFLELEAQPPELGVDFFNTFQETSRHFRQKWFEVADFCIFNVGGVGTLEEIGIELCNLKLGIRPRTPYVFFGSGFWKDLEKQVNLMIREKRAPAWMKDYVLFSEDPDEVLRFYRKTLQVL; translated from the coding sequence ATGAACGAAAACCAATTCTGGCACAGCACCGATGGCCAGATTTTGACCGTCAAGACCAAGAACGGCGCCGACTCCGTCAGCCTCACTCTCGCCTTCTGGCCGCGCAATCCCTCCGAGATGGAGTTCCTCAAGGCGCACCTCGCCGACCTGCGGTTCACCGAGCGCTCGTCGCTCGCGCGCATCGGCATCGAGATGATCGCGCAGGGCGCGCCCAGCGTCGACGGCCACCGTCTGGTCCTCGACGTCGTCTGCTCGCTCTACGACCAGAGTTTCCCGAATGCGCCCTACTGGAAGAAACTCCTGCGCCCCGGCGTGCCCGCCGGCCGCCTCTTCTTCGCGCCCGTCGCCGCCAAGCTCTCGACCAAGGAAATCTGGGACGCCGTGCAGGCCAACCAGCTCAAGCTCCCGAACACCATCTCCATCGACTCGCAGGGCCGCGTGTTCTTCACGCCCCACGCCGTCAGCTACACGCTCAGCCCGCGCCTCACGCGCCTGAACTTCGAGCACATCGTCTCCGGCTACGCTGGCCGCAGCTTCATCGACAAGGTCCAGATCCGTCACGACGCCTCGCCGCTCACCATCCCGCCGCGCGCCGGCATCCTCACGAGCTGCTCGCTCTATTTGAAAGAGCACTTCGTCGTGCTCAGCCCCGGCGAGGGCAACTTCGGCCTCCACACCAGCGCCGTGCTGCTCGATCCCGTGAAGACGTTCGGCACGAACGTCATGTTGGAAATCTACAACAAGGGCGATCAACCCGTCGTGAACCCCATGGTCTCCGTCGAGGTCTTCCGCTCGCCGCCGTCCGAGGACACCGAGTTCAAGTCGCTCGCCAAACGCCGCACGCGCCTGCTCTCCACCGTCTCGACGCTCTACAAGTGCCTCGACGAGTATCCGGCTGTCGACTCCGGCGGCGCGAAACCGAAAACCAAGATCACCGTCCGCGGCCAGAGCGCCACGATGGCCAACCGCGCCGTCGTCGTCCGCGCGAACGACGAGGACCTCAAGAAACTCCTCGAAGCCGGCTCCTGCCCCCTCGGCGCCAACACCCTCATCGAGGCGCTCGACAGCGCTCCCGCCGACGCCGACACGCTCATCGCCGACTACTTCCCAGACCTGCTCGAGCACATGGAGCTCATCACGCGCCTCGGCGACGTGAAGCTCAAGCGTGTCATCTTCCGCCGCGCCTCGCGCACGCACGGCTACTTCCTTTCCTCGAACGCGCACGCGCGCCTCGATACCTTCAACTCGCTCGGCATCCCCGTCTACTGGCACGACGAGATGACCAACGACCTCTACCTCCACACCTACAAGAAGGGCCACGGCTTCTTCGTGCGTGAGGAGATGGCGAAGAAATTCCAGGAGAGCCCCATCCTCGCGTTCTACGGCTCCGCCGTGCAGCTCGACGCCGACGACACCGCGCGCATCTCCTCGCTCGTCGAGAAACTCAGCGGCTTCATCGGCCCGAACATCGGCGTGCTCACCGGCGGCGGCGGCGGCGTCATGCGCCTCGCCACCGAGACCGCCCGCGCGAAAGGCGCGCTCACCGGCGCGTGCTTCCTCGAACTCGAGGCGCAGCCGCCCGAGCTCGGCGTGGACTTCTTCAACACGTTCCAGGAAACGTCGCGGCACTTCCGCCAAAAGTGGTTCGAAGTCGCCGACTTTTGCATCTTCAACGTCGGCGGCGTCGGCACGCTCGAAGAAATCGGCATCGAGCTCTGCAACCTCAAGCTCGGCATCCGCCCGCGCACGCCCTACGTGTTCTTCGGCTCCGGCTTCTGGAAGGATCTCGAGAAACAGGTCAACCTGATGATCCGCGAGAAACGCGCGCCCGCGTGGATGAAGGACTACGTCCTCTTCTCCGAAGACCCCGACGAAGTCCTCCGCTTCTACCGCAAGACGCTGCAGGTGCTCTGA